A stretch of Methanosphaerula palustris E1-9c DNA encodes these proteins:
- a CDS encoding PKD domain-containing protein — MTTQLQRLIRPLIVLILVSSLLLIPPVTAMHTETLTGTVVDSYTHQPINHVEITTSQVPGPHFYTDSNGVFSIEVDNSQSGISYTLGLTPPEAADYQYRDREITYSFSAAEISARSKDLGQIELTRKVSGYVTDSVTGQPLSGVHVSLGPSSGTSDGNGYYYIRLQDAGLNQNGLSFRGVYYLIATKDGYLSSSIPFGIYDGDGTHLYNIQLTRAFTANFYAFGHVGQAPYSVRFMDQSVGSPTAWKWDFGDNTTSTEQNPTHVYNRTGAYNVALTASNDQASDTCTQYRCVIVNDVPVANFTTNATSGQTPFSVQFTDQSTSGADGYQWQFGDGATSTEQNPVHTYTTSGSYTVMLTVSEPNYGSVFVQKPGYITVGDPSTIGFSANVTTGLSPLPVQFNESVNGSVQYSFWHFGDGSTSMDSNPVHVYDTPGQYTVSLMTVGSNGTETKTIEDFINVTAPVTPTVTPTSTVTPTPTGALPVANFTVMAGAPGSLAIQVTDTSTNATSVRYDLGDGTTTAYRNFQFTYWQAGTYTIEQTATNAAGSSMKTVEVIVPATTPTPTITFPPIGGDQGWYTVHCNVDGATVIFDQTTMGTIAQGILKIPVYVTGSPYGTYTVQKDGYSTVSGVITEHPGKDQNVDITVHLTPTSTPYNGPHTIPGTLQAEDYNLGGEGVAYHDTTAGNEGGAYRHDDVDIEQLDTDGSPNVGWIRAGEWLAYTVNVTTAGTYNAGFRVASSHSGSTVQVYVDDGTTPVATVSVPNTGDWPAFQTVSMPVTLPAGQHRLMLKFPTDYVNINWISFT, encoded by the coding sequence ATGACAACACAACTTCAAAGACTGATCAGGCCGCTGATCGTGCTGATCCTCGTCTCCAGTCTTTTGCTTATCCCGCCGGTGACGGCAATGCACACAGAGACGCTAACAGGTACCGTAGTTGATTCCTACACCCATCAACCAATAAACCATGTAGAGATCACTACCTCACAAGTGCCCGGTCCTCATTTTTATACTGATTCTAATGGGGTTTTCTCAATCGAAGTGGATAATTCCCAGAGCGGGATTTCTTATACCCTGGGCCTCACGCCTCCTGAGGCTGCTGATTACCAGTACCGTGATAGGGAGATCACCTATTCATTTAGTGCTGCAGAAATTTCAGCCAGATCAAAGGATCTTGGGCAGATCGAACTCACCCGAAAGGTTTCAGGGTACGTCACTGATTCTGTTACGGGGCAGCCATTATCGGGTGTGCATGTCTCTCTGGGTCCCTCGTCGGGTACCTCGGATGGTAATGGATATTATTATATTCGGTTGCAAGATGCAGGCCTTAATCAAAATGGCCTCTCCTTCAGGGGTGTATATTACTTGATTGCGACCAAGGATGGATATCTGTCTTCCTCCATTCCGTTTGGTATCTATGATGGGGATGGAACTCATCTCTATAACATCCAGCTCACCCGGGCCTTCACGGCGAACTTCTACGCCTTTGGCCACGTCGGCCAGGCTCCGTACTCAGTCCGGTTCATGGATCAGTCCGTTGGCTCGCCGACCGCCTGGAAGTGGGATTTCGGGGATAACACGACCTCGACCGAGCAGAACCCGACGCATGTCTACAACCGGACCGGCGCCTATAACGTTGCCCTGACCGCCTCGAACGACCAGGCGAGCGACACCTGCACCCAGTACCGATGTGTCATCGTGAACGACGTGCCTGTGGCGAACTTCACGACCAATGCGACCTCCGGCCAGACGCCGTTCTCGGTGCAGTTCACCGACCAGTCCACCAGCGGTGCGGACGGGTACCAGTGGCAGTTCGGCGATGGTGCGACCTCGACCGAACAGAACCCGGTCCACACCTATACGACCTCCGGGTCATACACGGTGATGCTGACGGTCTCCGAGCCCAACTATGGGAGTGTCTTCGTCCAGAAGCCGGGGTACATCACGGTCGGCGACCCCTCGACGATCGGGTTCTCGGCGAACGTGACGACCGGTCTCTCACCGCTTCCGGTGCAGTTCAACGAGTCGGTGAACGGATCTGTCCAGTACTCGTTCTGGCATTTCGGTGACGGTTCGACCTCGATGGATTCCAACCCGGTCCACGTCTATGATACGCCCGGCCAGTACACGGTCTCGCTGATGACCGTCGGCTCCAATGGAACTGAGACAAAGACGATTGAGGACTTCATCAACGTCACCGCCCCAGTAACCCCGACAGTAACTCCAACATCGACGGTAACACCGACACCGACCGGAGCCCTGCCGGTGGCGAACTTCACGGTCATGGCCGGTGCCCCCGGCTCGCTGGCGATCCAGGTGACCGACACCTCGACGAACGCAACCTCGGTCCGCTACGATCTCGGTGACGGTACGACTACCGCCTATCGGAACTTCCAGTTCACCTACTGGCAGGCCGGGACGTACACGATCGAACAGACCGCGACCAATGCTGCGGGATCATCGATGAAGACGGTCGAGGTTATCGTGCCAGCGACCACCCCAACGCCGACGATCACGTTCCCGCCTATCGGCGGGGATCAGGGATGGTATACCGTCCACTGTAATGTTGACGGGGCGACGGTCATCTTCGATCAGACCACAATGGGTACAATCGCACAGGGGATCCTGAAGATACCTGTCTATGTTACTGGATCACCCTATGGAACCTACACAGTCCAGAAAGACGGATACTCCACTGTCTCAGGGGTCATCACAGAACATCCCGGCAAGGACCAGAACGTGGATATAACCGTGCACCTGACCCCGACCTCCACCCCGTACAACGGTCCGCACACGATCCCCGGAACGCTGCAGGCCGAGGATTATAACCTCGGCGGTGAGGGTGTCGCCTATCACGACACCACTGCCGGCAATGAGGGTGGTGCGTACCGGCATGACGACGTGGATATCGAGCAGCTCGACACTGACGGCTCGCCGAACGTCGGCTGGATCCGTGCCGGCGAGTGGCTCGCGTACACGGTGAATGTCACCACCGCCGGCACTTACAACGCCGGATTCCGGGTTGCGTCTTCTCACAGTGGTTCAACCGTCCAGGTCTACGTTGACGACGGTACGACCCCGGTCGCGACGGTGAGCGTCCCGAACACTGGCGACTGGCCGGCCTTCCAGACCGTCTCGATGCCGGTGACCCTGCCGGCCGGTCAGCACCGACTCATGTTGAAGTTCCCGACCGACTACGTCAACATCAACTGGATCAGTTTCACCTGA
- a CDS encoding PKD domain-containing protein, translating to MANLLKRMTWLLIGVFIVSCLLMITPVAAKSVSLTGIVTDSITGLPVSGATITVHGTGVTTNSVSSGSDGHYSLVFSVSSYIYAALCDIHKDGYVESNNNPIAFLGSSTSKDYKLAPVLRTLTGTVTDSITGQPVSNATISVHGYETTSNNTQSDSDGHYSVDFQTSGSLAVPFCDIHKDGYVENNNNLISLSGSVISKDYRLTPVLRTLTGTVTDSITGQPVSNATISVHGYETTSNNTLSDSDGYYSLDFQTSGSLAVPLCDIHKDGYVENNNNLISLSGSVISKDYRLTPVLRTLTGTVTDSITGQPVSNATISVHGYETTSNNTQSDSDGHYSVDFQTSGSLAVPLCDIHKDGYVENNNNLISLSGSVISKDYKLTPVLRTLTGTVTDSQSGQPVSNATISIHGYKTTSNNTSSDSDGHYSLDFQTSDSLAVPLCDIHKNGYVENNNNLISLSGSVISKDFQLTLTQTLNGTVVDRFTGLPVSNAKILINGNQVTSTGNGSFTLSNVTPTVVDINGNALNVLASNTYWSHSSLFSYSSAELQRGSKDLGTIELTPYLAGYVTNSANQPVSGAHITLTVHSLVVTSGSATSDNSGYYLSQLEIPDGLVLTNISSVNLTVMKDGYLPYSTELGASDFLNPSLHNITFTPIALNNCTPDHAETNNTSVSFTLTTSGIISPQEVRLVKAGQTNITAGSVAMTPDRNAITGTFNLRNAALGDWGIVVVNGDGAEVKWAGTFTILQQLVANFTANTTAGNRQLPVQFTDLSTGSPISWLWEFGDGNSSMEQSPVHIYTDAGNYTVNLTATNAGGSNTTAKTNYITVRAPVPPTTAPTTTAPTTAPATTVPTRIPTTIPTTIPVTPTPTATVPPLVANFSANVTAGQTPLAVQFTDATTGLVRQYFWQFGDGGASFDKNPVHTYSAAGKYTISLFVIDQNGWQVKTNEQYITVTAPGTPTVSPTVTTTVTATTPAPTTTTTITPIVTKTIPVTPTVAPLPIANFVVTYQSGAGSMGIQVTDASTNATVVKYDLGDGTTTAYKNFKYTYWQPGTYTVKLIATNDAGSSTKTVTVTVPAGSPTTTTVSPTVTVTTPAPTMTTVSPTTTMTTPVTPTVTSTFTPTPTPTIPNLPVANFTVTFPGGIGSMGIQITNTAVNATSVHYNLGDGATTAYPNFTYSYWQPGNYTINQTATNAAGSSNKTIMVTVPVGSIPTTIPPTIPTTTVSPTVTVTGSAFDGLHTIPGTLQAEDYDLGGEGVAYHDTTPGNEGGVYRHDDVDIEQLDTDGSPNVGWIRAGEWLGYTVNVSTAGTYTAGFRVASSHTGSSVQMYVDDGTTPVATVSVPNTGDWPVFQTVQVPVTLPAGTHRLKFSFPTDFVNINWISFA from the coding sequence ATGGCAAATCTACTCAAAAGAATGACGTGGCTGCTGATTGGGGTGTTCATCGTTTCGTGCCTGCTGATGATCACGCCTGTGGCGGCGAAATCTGTCTCCCTGACTGGCATTGTTACTGATTCAATCACTGGTTTACCAGTGTCGGGTGCGACAATCACCGTCCATGGCACAGGGGTTACAACGAACAGTGTATCCTCAGGCAGTGACGGGCATTATTCGCTTGTTTTTTCTGTATCAAGTTATATCTATGCTGCACTTTGTGATATTCATAAGGATGGATATGTGGAGAGCAACAACAACCCAATTGCATTTTTAGGATCATCTACATCAAAAGACTACAAACTCGCCCCGGTCCTCCGGACCCTTACCGGTACGGTTACTGATTCGATCACCGGTCAGCCTGTATCGAATGCGACAATCTCCGTTCACGGCTATGAGACAACCTCGAACAATACTCAATCGGATAGTGATGGGCACTATTCGGTCGATTTTCAAACATCGGGTTCTCTCGCTGTTCCGTTCTGCGATATTCATAAGGATGGATATGTGGAGAACAACAACAACCTGATCTCGCTATCAGGGTCTGTAATATCAAAAGACTATAGACTCACCCCGGTCCTCCGGACCCTTACCGGTACTGTTACTGATTCGATCACCGGTCAGCCTGTATCGAATGCGACAATCTCCGTTCACGGCTATGAGACAACCTCGAACAATACTCTATCGGACAGTGACGGATATTATTCGCTCGATTTTCAAACATCGGGTTCTCTCGCCGTTCCGCTCTGTGATATTCATAAGGATGGATATGTGGAGAACAACAACAACCTGATCTCGTTATCAGGGTCTGTAATATCAAAAGACTATAGACTCACCCCGGTCCTCCGGACCCTTACCGGTACTGTTACTGATTCGATCACCGGTCAGCCTGTATCGAATGCGACAATCTCCGTTCACGGCTATGAGACAACCTCGAACAATACTCAATCGGATAGTGATGGGCACTATTCGGTCGATTTTCAAACATCGGGTTCTCTCGCCGTTCCGCTCTGCGATATTCATAAGGATGGATATGTGGAGAACAACAACAACCTGATCTCGCTATCAGGGTCTGTTATATCAAAAGACTACAAACTCACCCCGGTCCTCCGGACCCTTACCGGTACTGTTACTGATTCACAATCCGGTCAGCCTGTGTCGAATGCGACAATCTCCATTCACGGCTATAAGACAACCTCGAACAATACGTCATCGGACAGTGACGGACATTATTCGCTCGATTTCCAAACCTCTGATTCTCTCGCAGTCCCGCTCTGTGATATTCATAAGAATGGATATGTGGAGAACAACAACAACCTGATCTCGCTATCAGGGTCTGTAATATCAAAAGACTTCCAGCTCACCCTGACCCAGACCCTGAACGGTACCGTCGTCGATCGATTCACCGGTCTGCCGGTGTCCAATGCGAAGATCCTTATTAACGGGAACCAGGTTACTTCCACGGGGAATGGAAGTTTCACCTTGAGTAATGTCACCCCTACCGTAGTCGACATAAATGGTAATGCTCTGAATGTCCTGGCGTCGAACACCTACTGGTCTCATAGTAGCCTCTTCTCTTACTCATCTGCTGAACTTCAACGCGGCTCAAAGGATCTCGGGACGATCGAACTCACTCCGTATCTGGCAGGATATGTAACCAATTCTGCTAATCAACCGGTATCGGGGGCGCACATCACCCTCACCGTGCATTCATTGGTAGTGACCTCCGGTTCGGCGACATCGGATAATTCGGGGTACTATCTTTCTCAATTGGAGATACCCGATGGTCTCGTTCTGACTAACATCTCCTCCGTGAACCTGACAGTGATGAAGGATGGATATCTGCCATACTCCACTGAACTTGGGGCATCTGATTTTCTCAATCCCTCCCTCCATAATATCACATTCACCCCGATTGCACTCAACAACTGCACCCCTGACCATGCAGAGACCAACAACACGTCGGTCTCTTTCACGCTCACCACCTCTGGTATCATCTCACCACAGGAGGTCAGGCTTGTGAAGGCCGGCCAGACGAACATCACGGCCGGTTCGGTTGCGATGACACCTGATAGAAACGCCATCACCGGAACCTTCAACCTCAGGAATGCAGCCCTTGGGGATTGGGGGATTGTGGTTGTGAATGGGGATGGGGCCGAGGTAAAATGGGCTGGCACCTTCACGATTCTGCAGCAACTGGTCGCGAACTTCACCGCCAACACGACAGCAGGAAACCGACAACTCCCTGTCCAGTTCACGGACCTGTCGACGGGTTCTCCGATCTCCTGGCTCTGGGAGTTTGGTGACGGCAACTCTTCAATGGAGCAGAGCCCGGTTCACATCTACACGGATGCCGGGAACTATACGGTGAACCTGACGGCAACCAATGCTGGCGGGAGTAACACCACGGCGAAGACGAACTACATTACTGTCCGTGCCCCGGTGCCGCCCACCACCGCTCCAACGACAACTGCTCCAACAACAGCACCAGCAACGACCGTACCGACGAGGATTCCGACGACGATCCCGACGACGATACCGGTGACCCCGACGCCGACCGCGACGGTTCCGCCGCTGGTAGCGAACTTCAGTGCGAATGTGACGGCTGGCCAGACTCCGCTCGCCGTGCAGTTCACTGATGCGACCACCGGTCTGGTCAGGCAGTACTTCTGGCAGTTCGGCGACGGCGGGGCCTCGTTCGATAAGAACCCGGTCCACACCTACTCGGCAGCCGGGAAGTACACCATCTCTCTCTTTGTGATCGATCAAAATGGATGGCAGGTGAAGACGAATGAGCAGTACATCACCGTCACTGCACCGGGAACACCGACGGTCTCGCCGACCGTGACGACAACAGTGACAGCGACAACGCCGGCTCCAACCACTACAACAACCATCACTCCCATCGTGACAAAGACCATCCCGGTGACGCCGACCGTGGCCCCGCTTCCGATCGCGAACTTCGTGGTCACCTACCAGAGCGGTGCCGGCTCGATGGGCATCCAGGTCACCGATGCCTCGACGAATGCGACCGTGGTGAAATATGATCTCGGCGACGGCACGACCACCGCCTATAAAAACTTCAAGTACACCTACTGGCAGCCTGGCACCTACACGGTCAAACTGATCGCGACGAACGATGCAGGGTCCTCAACGAAGACTGTCACGGTGACGGTGCCGGCCGGATCACCCACGACCACGACCGTATCGCCGACGGTGACCGTGACGACGCCGGCCCCAACTATGACGACCGTCTCGCCGACAACGACCATGACCACACCGGTCACGCCGACTGTGACCTCAACCTTCACCCCGACACCGACACCAACCATTCCGAATCTCCCGGTGGCGAACTTCACGGTCACCTTCCCGGGTGGCATTGGCTCGATGGGCATCCAGATCACAAACACCGCGGTGAATGCGACCTCGGTCCATTATAACCTCGGCGACGGGGCGACCACTGCCTACCCGAACTTCACCTACTCATACTGGCAGCCTGGGAACTATACCATCAACCAGACCGCGACCAATGCGGCTGGGTCTTCCAATAAGACCATTATGGTGACGGTGCCGGTTGGGTCGATCCCGACCACAATCCCACCGACCATCCCAACTACCACGGTCTCACCGACGGTGACCGTCACCGGTTCGGCCTTTGACGGCCTGCACACGATCCCCGGCACCCTGCAGGCCGAGGACTATGATCTCGGCGGTGAGGGTGTCGCCTACCACGATACCACCCCTGGAAACGAGGGCGGCGTCTACCGGCATGACGACGTCGATATCGAGCAGCTCGACACCGACGGGTCGCCGAACGTCGGTTGGATCCGTGCCGGCGAGTGGCTTGGGTACACCGTGAACGTCAGCACTGCCGGCACCTACACGGCCGGGTTCCGTGTTGCTTCCTCCCACACAGGTTCATCTGTCCAGATGTACGTTGACGACGGTACGACCCCGGTCGCGACGGTGAGCGTCCCGAACACTGGCGACTGGCCGGTCTTCCAGACCGTTCAGGTTCCAGTGACCCTGCCGGCCGGTACTCACCGACTGAAGTTTTCGTTCCCGACCGATTTCGTCAACATCAACTGGATCAGTTTCGCCTGA
- a CDS encoding transposase, which translates to MIDGERLRPLLSLAYRSDTEFGDHPHIDVIVLMKLPALQQWSGLSDSELERQASDRISFRYLNKNRELTGSPRNFHLVCLWTSVSCLFSECS; encoded by the coding sequence ATGATCGACGGGGAACGGCTTCGCCCTCTTCTGTCCCTGGCGTATCGGAGTGATACTGAATTTGGTGATCATCCTCACATCGACGTGATTGTGCTCATGAAGTTACCTGCTCTCCAGCAGTGGTCTGGCCTTTCTGATTCTGAACTCGAACGACAGGCAAGCGATCGAATCTCGTTCCGGTACTTAAATAAAAATCGGGAACTCACAGGTTCCCCTCGAAATTTTCATCTTGTATGCTTATGGACTTCGGTATCGTGTCTTTTTTCTGAGTGTTCCTGA